The candidate division WOR-3 bacterium genome window below encodes:
- a CDS encoding helix-hairpin-helix domain-containing protein, whose protein sequence is MESLSKDELALLCCLLIVFSIGIFGLMIREKRKSRLEFISEHENGSSAFIFLQEKTAFLQEICFRDTIVDSSCLPVDTVLTSVMSGEQESIPEARENQSAPLATVNINSSDARMLETLPGIGPVIAQRIIDYRNEHGPFSRKQDIQNVRGIGPAKYSKIESLITL, encoded by the coding sequence ATGGAATCACTGTCTAAGGATGAACTGGCTCTACTTTGCTGCCTTTTGATCGTTTTTTCAATAGGGATATTCGGCTTGATGATAAGGGAAAAAAGAAAAAGCCGGCTAGAATTCATAAGCGAACACGAAAATGGGAGTTCTGCTTTTATTTTTCTGCAGGAGAAAACAGCTTTTTTACAGGAGATCTGTTTTAGAGACACGATTGTCGATTCATCTTGTTTGCCTGTAGACACTGTTTTAACGTCTGTCATGTCCGGAGAACAAGAGAGCATTCCGGAAGCTCGTGAAAATCAGAGCGCTCCTCTTGCAACAGTGAACATAAACTCCTCTGACGCCAGAATGCTCGAAACACTTCCCGGAATAGGTCCGGTTATTGCACAAAGAATAATTGATTACAGAAACGAGCACGGTCCGTTCTCGAGAAAACAGGACATACAGAACGTCAGGGGTATTGGACCCGCGAAGTATTCAAAAATTGAAAGTTTAATAACTCTTTGA
- a CDS encoding sigma-54-dependent Fis family transcriptional regulator: MKKTFKLLVVDDEKDQRDLLAGALTKEGYEALAAAGFDEAKALFDGSLVDMVITDQKLGGGKDGLSILEHCRRTNPEIPVVLITAYGNIDSAVTAMKYGAYYYMTKPIKLGELTELVKKALKELEIIRESRILQDMYVEEFSEHPIVAQSREMKEVLSLVSRVANYNISVLLTGESGVGKEVVARAIHKTSSRKENPFIAVNCSAIPETLLEAELFGAEKGAYTGAVTSRKGRLELAEGGSLFLDEIGDITPTIQVKLLRFLSEKTYEKLGGEKTIEADVRIIAATNKDLISEMKNGRFREDLFYRLNVVNIEIPPLRDRREDIIPLAKRIMKNLSEKIPEKKGLQLSWEAEKKLITCQWQGNIRELENTIQRAFVLARENVINVSDFSFAKETEDLSLEAVEKKHIERILAVTSGNFQKAADILKIHRNTLREKMKGHGLK; this comes from the coding sequence GTGAAAAAAACATTTAAACTGCTCGTCGTTGACGATGAAAAAGATCAAAGAGATCTTCTCGCAGGTGCTCTCACCAAGGAAGGATACGAAGCTCTGGCCGCTGCTGGATTCGACGAAGCGAAAGCGCTTTTCGATGGCTCTCTCGTAGACATGGTAATTACGGATCAAAAACTCGGGGGCGGCAAAGATGGTCTTTCCATTCTCGAACACTGCCGTAGGACAAACCCTGAAATACCTGTAGTTCTTATAACTGCTTACGGGAACATAGACAGTGCTGTCACGGCGATGAAATACGGCGCGTATTATTATATGACAAAACCTATAAAACTTGGAGAATTAACCGAACTGGTTAAGAAAGCACTGAAAGAGCTTGAGATTATAAGGGAAAGCAGAATTCTACAGGACATGTATGTGGAAGAATTTTCCGAACACCCTATAGTTGCGCAAAGCAGAGAGATGAAGGAAGTACTTTCCCTGGTATCGCGTGTGGCTAACTATAACATATCAGTCCTCCTGACCGGCGAAAGCGGCGTGGGAAAAGAGGTCGTAGCGAGAGCCATACACAAAACTTCTTCGAGAAAGGAGAATCCTTTCATTGCGGTTAATTGTTCGGCAATTCCGGAAACGCTTCTCGAGGCGGAATTGTTCGGAGCAGAGAAAGGAGCATACACCGGTGCCGTAACTTCGAGAAAAGGCAGATTGGAACTTGCCGAAGGAGGATCTCTTTTTTTGGATGAAATCGGGGACATCACGCCCACGATACAGGTCAAGCTGCTGAGGTTCTTGTCGGAAAAGACATACGAAAAACTGGGAGGGGAGAAGACCATTGAAGCTGATGTAAGAATAATAGCCGCGACGAATAAAGATCTGATTTCAGAAATGAAAAACGGCAGGTTCAGAGAAGATTTGTTTTACAGGCTCAACGTAGTCAACATAGAAATACCTCCGCTCAGAGACAGGAGAGAAGACATTATTCCTCTTGCAAAGAGAATTATGAAAAATCTCTCGGAAAAAATTCCCGAAAAAAAAGGATTGCAACTTTCGTGGGAAGCTGAAAAAAAACTGATAACCTGTCAATGGCAGGGAAACATCAGAGAGCTGGAAAACACCATTCAAAGAGCTTTTGTTTTAGCGAGAGAAAACGTCATAAATGTTTCGGATTTTTCGTTTGCAAAAGAAACGGAAGATTTATCGCTCGAGGCTGTTGAAAAAAAACACATAGAGAGAATTCTCGCTGTCACATCCGGAAACTTTCAGAAAGCAGCAGACATCTTAAAAATTCACAGGAACACACTCAGAGAGAAAATGAAGGGACACGGATTGAAGTGA
- a CDS encoding LPS-assembly protein LptD translates to MIAVILLFFGLSGQATIVNYSCGKMLYDWLSKKVILCDSAYVEYGDIKLYGDTIIFYPEEKIVEVIGSMRIIQKDQELSGEHMIFNIDTKYGIVDAGRTAITEGFFTGDTVWQVKGDLWFVSRGTFTTCDEEEPHYHFWGRAMVVEQNGMLIAEPVVLFIGDVPVFALPWWFFPIKRGRYSGFLFPNVGNSSTEGRYVKNIAYFWAINDYSDATFSVDIMEKKGARFNVSGIYLVNPYLSGNFGFAYIRETDTGIERWRIEGNHFHKWNSTTQILARADWQSDKRYRIDYGTDVLVDLNKQTSSYLSVSKNWKLLTGQMLLLRTEDLLADKVFYRMPEMTYTVFSKRIFSGIDPVNLYFSNSGRYLRTVESDTAGSFRTDEVSMSAGLQNPVKIFGFFNLNPSVNGNAWVRKSDTSSSYLYTRAWSSTVSVSTFIYGLTDWSAGSLKRIRHVLNPAVSYTYSPPAVSGTFGDTTYQFSVGNTVSRMNFSLQQSFQMKWQSGEVPRKYELFSLGTSINYDFEKDEKQFSDLSLSLNSRFSEKFTISCRWLYDPYTFERLFSSYYLTAYFSGDIASSYYFDDKSHPWNFIASYSYSKDRFSKNQQVWFTAGFDPTDNWKVTYSARWDIEKNSMVNQSLSVYRDLHCWEAFFTWQKFGDAWNYSFTVRIKSIQDVKIMRSMVSFFVPRI, encoded by the coding sequence GTGATCGCGGTTATTCTGCTGTTTTTCGGGCTTTCAGGCCAAGCAACAATCGTCAACTATTCCTGCGGAAAAATGCTGTACGACTGGCTTTCGAAAAAAGTCATTCTTTGTGATTCAGCTTACGTGGAATACGGAGACATAAAGCTTTACGGAGACACAATTATTTTTTACCCGGAAGAGAAAATCGTTGAAGTCATTGGCAGCATGAGGATTATACAAAAAGATCAGGAACTATCCGGAGAACACATGATTTTCAACATAGATACCAAATACGGTATAGTAGACGCTGGAAGAACAGCCATAACGGAAGGTTTTTTCACGGGGGACACTGTTTGGCAGGTAAAAGGGGACCTGTGGTTCGTTTCAAGGGGGACATTCACCACATGCGACGAAGAAGAACCGCATTATCACTTTTGGGGAAGAGCGATGGTCGTGGAGCAAAACGGAATGCTCATCGCTGAACCCGTCGTTCTTTTCATAGGCGACGTTCCCGTTTTTGCACTGCCCTGGTGGTTTTTCCCCATAAAAAGAGGAAGGTACAGCGGATTCCTTTTTCCAAACGTCGGGAACAGTTCCACGGAAGGACGGTACGTAAAAAACATTGCGTACTTCTGGGCAATCAACGACTATTCTGACGCTACTTTTTCAGTAGACATAATGGAAAAAAAAGGTGCGAGATTCAATGTCTCCGGAATATATCTTGTCAATCCTTATCTCTCCGGAAATTTTGGTTTTGCATACATCAGGGAAACGGACACAGGAATCGAAAGGTGGAGAATTGAAGGAAATCATTTTCATAAATGGAATTCAACCACCCAGATACTTGCCAGAGCTGACTGGCAAAGCGACAAGAGGTATAGAATCGATTACGGCACGGATGTTCTGGTAGATCTCAACAAACAAACTTCGTCTTATCTGTCCGTTTCAAAAAACTGGAAATTGCTGACAGGTCAGATGTTGTTGCTCAGAACAGAGGATTTGCTTGCGGACAAGGTGTTTTACAGAATGCCTGAAATGACATACACCGTTTTTTCAAAAAGAATATTTTCAGGTATAGACCCTGTGAATCTGTATTTTTCGAATTCCGGAAGATACTTGAGAACCGTGGAAAGCGACACCGCGGGTTCATTCAGGACTGATGAAGTAAGCATGAGCGCCGGTTTGCAGAATCCCGTGAAAATTTTCGGCTTTTTCAACTTAAATCCGAGTGTAAACGGAAACGCCTGGGTCCGAAAATCAGACACCAGCAGTTCATATTTGTACACAAGAGCCTGGTCTTCTACCGTGTCCGTTTCGACTTTTATTTACGGTTTGACTGACTGGAGCGCTGGATCGCTCAAAAGGATAAGACATGTATTGAATCCAGCCGTCTCATACACATATTCTCCGCCAGCCGTTTCGGGAACCTTCGGAGATACAACGTATCAGTTTTCCGTAGGGAATACAGTGTCGAGAATGAATTTTTCTCTTCAGCAGTCTTTTCAGATGAAATGGCAGAGCGGAGAAGTGCCCAGAAAATACGAATTATTTTCGCTGGGAACTTCCATAAACTACGATTTTGAAAAAGACGAAAAGCAATTTTCCGATCTTTCGCTTTCTCTCAACAGCAGATTTTCAGAAAAATTTACTATATCTTGTAGGTGGTTATATGATCCTTACACATTCGAAAGGTTGTTTTCGTCTTACTATCTGACGGCGTATTTTTCGGGAGATATCGCGAGCAGTTATTATTTTGACGACAAAAGCCATCCGTGGAACTTTATCGCTTCGTATTCATACTCGAAGGACAGATTTTCGAAAAACCAGCAGGTCTGGTTCACAGCCGGTTTCGATCCTACTGACAACTGGAAGGTTACTTACAGCGCGAGATGGGATATAGAAAAAAACAGCATGGTCAATCAATCACTTAGTGTTTACAGGGATCTCCATTGCTGGGAAGCCTTTTTTACCTGGCAGAAGTTTGGTGATGCATGGAATTATTCGTTCACTGTCAGAATAAAATCGATTCAGGACGTCAAAATTATGAGAAGCATGGTCAGCTTTTTTGTACCCCGTATATAG
- a CDS encoding HU family DNA-binding protein produces the protein MNKGELIDRIAAETKLTKTQSQKALESFIGAVQDSLKKGKKVTLVGFGTFGVKNRKARKGRNPQTQQVIKIKAKKVPHFSPSSSLKTMVDKTKK, from the coding sequence ATGAACAAAGGCGAATTGATAGATAGAATTGCTGCCGAAACAAAATTGACAAAAACGCAGTCTCAGAAAGCTCTTGAAAGTTTTATCGGCGCCGTTCAAGACTCTCTGAAAAAAGGCAAGAAAGTGACATTGGTGGGATTCGGCACTTTTGGAGTGAAAAACAGAAAAGCGCGTAAAGGAAGAAATCCCCAGACTCAGCAAGTAATTAAAATCAAAGCGAAAAAAGTTCCTCATTTCTCTCCTTCTTCATCACTGAAGACAATGGTTGACAAGACGAAAAAATAA
- the tadA gene encoding Flp pilus assembly complex ATPase component TadA: MAKELLNALLNARLITKSQINAVEEKRNETGDSDIAVLIKSGHISEQRLMSFFAKDYNFKAIDLTEQNPDPVVLELIKPEIANKYRIFPVQRKGKSLVLGMVNPLDEEAFAEVSFLTGLNPERCYVRDSQMQKYLEKYYPLHGGGLVAMESQATTEKDRGDLQVEEEYEEEVSFGTSSQAADFVKYIIDDAVARKASDIHIEFIGKRQRVRMRIDGVLQEVVDAPGKFSLAIIQRVKILSKMDISEHFKPQDGRIQWRFRGRDIDLRVSVIPTVIGEKIVMRILDKSSLMVDLKDLGFSEKSRKYFEDSLERPYGIILITGPTGSGKSTTLYSALSRLNRPNIQILTVEDPVEYNLRGINQVPINADIGFDFPSALRSILRHAPDIVMVGEIRDTETGEIAIRAALAGQLVLSTIHTNDAPSTVNRLVDMGVKPFLVAASLNLIQAQRLVRKICSNCKAPFVYPEKFLVEVGLSEEEIKNSVFYKGRGCGTCNNTGYKGRVAITEVMPISKKLRQMVVDNESSTALKRAAEEEGMVSMRNDALDKVKKGLTTLEEMIRETSSL, encoded by the coding sequence ATGGCCAAGGAACTTTTGAACGCACTGTTGAACGCGAGACTGATAACGAAAAGCCAGATTAACGCGGTCGAAGAAAAAAGGAACGAAACCGGTGATTCGGATATAGCGGTTTTAATTAAAAGCGGCCACATCTCCGAACAGAGATTGATGTCTTTTTTCGCAAAAGACTACAATTTTAAAGCTATAGATCTCACCGAACAGAATCCTGATCCCGTTGTACTCGAGCTTATCAAACCTGAAATAGCGAATAAGTACAGGATATTCCCTGTTCAAAGAAAGGGAAAATCGCTTGTTCTAGGAATGGTCAATCCTCTCGACGAAGAAGCTTTCGCCGAAGTCAGTTTCCTTACGGGACTGAATCCGGAAAGATGTTACGTACGCGACAGCCAGATGCAAAAATATCTGGAAAAGTATTATCCTCTGCACGGAGGAGGATTGGTTGCGATGGAAAGCCAGGCGACAACCGAAAAAGACAGAGGAGATCTGCAGGTAGAGGAAGAATACGAAGAAGAAGTGTCTTTCGGTACGTCTTCTCAGGCCGCCGATTTCGTCAAATACATAATTGACGACGCGGTTGCGAGAAAGGCCAGTGATATACACATTGAATTCATTGGTAAAAGACAGAGAGTGAGGATGAGAATTGACGGCGTTTTGCAGGAAGTCGTCGACGCCCCCGGAAAATTCAGTCTCGCCATAATTCAAAGAGTGAAGATACTTTCAAAAATGGACATTTCCGAACATTTCAAACCCCAGGACGGCAGGATACAATGGCGTTTCAGAGGAAGAGACATAGACCTCAGGGTAAGTGTCATTCCAACGGTTATAGGCGAAAAGATAGTGATGAGAATACTTGACAAAAGCAGCCTTATGGTGGATTTGAAAGACCTCGGTTTTTCTGAAAAATCCAGAAAATATTTCGAAGACTCCCTCGAAAGACCCTACGGAATTATTCTGATTACGGGGCCTACGGGAAGCGGAAAATCAACGACTCTTTATTCAGCTCTGAGCAGGCTTAACAGACCAAACATTCAGATACTAACGGTAGAAGATCCCGTTGAGTATAACCTCAGAGGAATAAACCAGGTCCCAATTAACGCCGATATAGGTTTTGATTTCCCGAGCGCTTTAAGATCGATCCTCAGGCACGCTCCTGACATCGTAATGGTAGGAGAAATAAGGGACACCGAAACAGGGGAAATCGCCATCAGGGCCGCTCTTGCAGGACAGCTGGTCCTTTCGACCATTCACACTAACGACGCTCCGTCTACGGTGAACAGGCTTGTCGACATGGGGGTGAAACCTTTTCTGGTCGCGGCGTCTTTGAATCTGATTCAAGCCCAGAGGCTCGTGAGAAAGATATGTTCGAACTGCAAGGCGCCTTTTGTTTATCCGGAAAAATTTTTGGTGGAAGTAGGCCTGTCCGAGGAAGAGATAAAAAATTCCGTGTTCTACAAAGGAAGAGGGTGCGGGACTTGCAACAACACAGGATATAAAGGGAGGGTCGCCATAACAGAGGTTATGCCGATTTCAAAGAAACTCAGGCAAATGGTCGTCGACAACGAATCTTCGACGGCGTTGAAGAGAGCTGCGGAAGAAGAAGGCATGGTGTCCATGAGAAACGACGCGCTCGACAAGGTAAAAAAAGGGCTGACGACCCTTGAAGAAATGATTCGCGAAACATCTTCGCTGTAA
- the maf gene encoding septum formation protein Maf — MREKICLASASSRRSFFLKAINADFSELIPNVDETPFKNENPERYARRISETKFNDAVNKCGKDVFIVSADTVVSLNDEILVKPENRTLAKSHLERLSGIFHTVTTAVTCGYENDYTTEVSVTWVHFKQLTEKDIRLYLDSGEWYGKAGGYAIQGLGSFMIDCVKGFVDNVVGFPLALFISMAEKYGITV, encoded by the coding sequence GTGCGGGAGAAAATATGTTTAGCCTCCGCCTCAAGCAGGCGGAGTTTTTTTCTTAAAGCTATAAATGCTGATTTTTCTGAATTAATCCCCAATGTAGACGAGACTCCGTTTAAAAACGAAAATCCGGAAAGATACGCGCGCCGGATATCTGAAACAAAGTTTAATGATGCCGTTAATAAATGCGGGAAAGATGTGTTTATTGTCAGCGCAGATACTGTCGTTTCTCTGAATGATGAAATCCTGGTAAAACCTGAAAACCGGACCCTGGCGAAAAGCCATCTCGAAAGACTTTCCGGAATCTTTCACACCGTAACAACAGCTGTAACTTGCGGATACGAAAACGATTACACAACTGAAGTGTCGGTTACCTGGGTTCATTTCAAACAGTTGACTGAAAAAGACATTAGATTGTATCTTGATAGCGGAGAATGGTACGGAAAAGCAGGAGGTTACGCGATACAGGGGCTTGGCAGTTTCATGATTGACTGTGTAAAAGGATTTGTCGATAACGTAGTAGGATTTCCGCTTGCTTTGTTTATTTCTATGGCTGAAAAGTATGGAATCACTGTCTAA
- the purD gene encoding phosphoribosylamine--glycine ligase, translated as MTGRKVAIIGKGAREHAIAEALKADRDVSAVFCLPGNPGTEKSCVNVASDIKDFKSILSAAALVNPDLIVVGPEDPLAEGVSDFLRNSGYCVFGPGKNGAGIESDKSFAKRIMKETGIPTAKWYEVTSEYELEKRLNEMKPPYVVKASGLAQGKGVFICREYSEALSAGKEMISGKLLGDAGKKLVIEEFIQGFEVSYFFATDGEKSVCLPPAHDYKKAFDGNFGPNTGGMGSVSPVGSFYEEKAKQTIAEPLLDYLRNSGIEYRGLIFAGAIISQEKIYVLEFNCRFGDPETQSSLGTVEEGLFEMLYSCARGSAENSLSVSGKKAVSVVLASRGYPENPETGKKIGGLEDVLHRDSSVFFAGVQKRENGLFTSGGRVFTVRGKGETVDEAKNIAYDQAGKIEFDGKWMRNDIGEDVSEYLI; from the coding sequence ATGACAGGGAGAAAAGTCGCCATAATAGGCAAAGGCGCAAGAGAACACGCCATCGCCGAAGCTCTCAAAGCTGATCGAGACGTATCGGCGGTTTTTTGCCTGCCGGGCAATCCCGGTACGGAGAAGAGTTGCGTCAATGTCGCGTCCGACATAAAAGACTTCAAAAGTATTCTTTCCGCCGCTGCTCTGGTTAATCCGGATCTGATAGTCGTAGGCCCGGAAGACCCGCTTGCAGAAGGAGTTTCAGATTTTCTTAGGAATTCAGGTTATTGCGTTTTCGGCCCCGGTAAAAATGGCGCCGGTATTGAATCGGACAAATCTTTCGCGAAAAGAATCATGAAAGAAACCGGAATACCAACGGCAAAATGGTATGAAGTCACTTCTGAATACGAGCTGGAAAAGCGGCTAAACGAGATGAAACCTCCTTACGTTGTAAAAGCGAGTGGACTTGCTCAGGGTAAAGGGGTGTTTATTTGCAGGGAATATTCCGAAGCTCTTTCGGCAGGCAAAGAAATGATCTCCGGAAAATTACTCGGCGACGCCGGAAAGAAACTTGTGATCGAAGAGTTTATTCAGGGATTTGAAGTTTCGTATTTTTTTGCAACGGACGGGGAAAAATCAGTATGCCTGCCTCCTGCGCATGATTATAAAAAAGCATTTGACGGCAACTTCGGACCAAATACCGGCGGAATGGGTTCGGTTTCACCTGTTGGTTCATTTTATGAAGAAAAAGCCAAACAGACCATTGCCGAGCCGCTTCTTGATTATTTGAGAAACTCGGGAATAGAATACAGAGGTTTGATTTTTGCCGGTGCTATCATATCGCAGGAAAAGATTTATGTGCTCGAGTTTAACTGCAGATTCGGAGACCCCGAAACTCAGTCGTCTCTGGGAACAGTCGAGGAAGGACTTTTTGAAATGCTATACTCGTGCGCAAGAGGAAGCGCCGAAAATTCTTTGAGTGTATCCGGAAAAAAAGCGGTCTCAGTTGTTTTGGCTTCGCGGGGTTATCCTGAAAATCCGGAAACAGGAAAGAAAATCGGAGGACTCGAGGATGTATTACACCGTGATTCTTCAGTATTTTTCGCCGGAGTTCAAAAAAGAGAAAACGGTCTTTTCACGTCAGGCGGGCGTGTATTCACGGTTCGAGGGAAAGGCGAAACAGTTGACGAAGCTAAAAACATAGCGTATGACCAAGCCGGGAAGATCGAATTCGATGGGAAGTGGATGAGAAATGATATTGGAGAGGACGTATCAGAATACCTGATCTGA
- the tadA gene encoding Flp pilus assembly complex ATPase component TadA, translating into MKIGEILVTEKLITKDQLDKALVEQQRRGTGRLGSILIHLGYIKEAQLVQTLGKKLHVPGIEIGILNLDRNIIKLVPANMALKHQMIPISRVGKTLRIAMVNPFDQGAIEAVRFGLGYEIEPVVAAEIAVLNALSKYYKVQGALDVVTSTVEVVDDADILQGADSVEIGKGIMDLDRLESESKAPAQQFVSKMLKMAVDKKCSDFHIEPYEKELRVRFRIDGLLHEIASPNFALGQSITTYIKLLGGMKPDERRRPQDGRLTMKSGSRLVDFRMAVIPTIFGEKIAVRVLDKSNVSFKIDELGMDMRGFEYFKKAIHNPYGIIIVSGPSGCGKTTTLYAGMTEINSVEINITTAEDPVEYILQGINQVQMSQSAGLTFALALRAYLRQDPNVIMVGEIRDRETAEIAVRASLTGHLVMSSVHSNTAAATVTRLIDMGVEPFLIASTLTLVVAQRLIKKTCPHCRRQIRISEQVLKEVGVDPTRFSQVALFKGVGCEMCQKTGYAGRKAIFEVMYMSPRLKELVLSRATTDELNKTAVEEGMLTLREHGFMSVMGQETDIEEVIKETAEL; encoded by the coding sequence ATGAAAATTGGCGAAATTCTTGTAACTGAAAAGCTGATTACAAAAGATCAGCTTGATAAGGCCCTCGTGGAACAGCAGCGAAGGGGCACTGGCAGATTGGGTAGTATTCTTATACACCTCGGTTATATTAAAGAAGCACAACTTGTGCAGACTCTCGGAAAAAAACTTCACGTACCGGGTATCGAGATAGGCATTCTCAATCTGGACAGGAACATTATTAAACTGGTCCCCGCGAACATGGCTTTGAAACATCAGATGATACCAATTTCCAGGGTGGGGAAAACACTGAGGATAGCAATGGTCAATCCGTTCGATCAAGGTGCTATTGAAGCCGTCAGGTTTGGACTCGGATATGAGATAGAACCTGTCGTCGCGGCTGAAATAGCCGTTTTGAATGCGTTGAGCAAATATTATAAGGTTCAGGGAGCCCTCGACGTGGTTACTTCGACAGTAGAAGTTGTCGACGACGCGGACATACTTCAAGGTGCAGATTCGGTGGAAATCGGCAAAGGCATAATGGATCTCGACAGGCTCGAAAGCGAATCAAAAGCGCCCGCCCAGCAGTTTGTTTCAAAAATGCTGAAAATGGCTGTTGACAAAAAATGTTCAGACTTTCACATAGAACCGTATGAAAAAGAACTGCGTGTCCGTTTCAGAATTGACGGACTTCTTCACGAGATTGCATCCCCCAACTTTGCCCTGGGGCAGAGCATAACAACGTACATAAAACTTTTAGGAGGCATGAAACCGGACGAGAGAAGAAGACCACAGGACGGAAGATTGACAATGAAATCAGGGAGCAGGCTGGTCGATTTCAGGATGGCGGTGATCCCGACAATTTTCGGAGAGAAAATCGCAGTCAGAGTGCTGGATAAATCAAACGTCAGCTTCAAGATAGACGAACTCGGAATGGACATGAGGGGATTTGAGTATTTCAAAAAAGCCATACATAATCCTTATGGAATAATCATCGTAAGCGGACCAAGCGGATGCGGGAAGACCACGACATTGTATGCCGGGATGACAGAAATAAACAGCGTCGAAATAAACATAACAACAGCAGAAGACCCCGTCGAGTATATACTTCAGGGAATAAATCAGGTTCAGATGAGCCAGTCGGCGGGACTGACTTTCGCTTTGGCTCTCAGGGCTTATTTGAGACAGGACCCGAACGTGATAATGGTGGGAGAAATAAGGGACAGAGAAACCGCCGAAATAGCTGTCAGAGCGTCTCTGACAGGTCATCTTGTCATGTCTTCAGTCCACAGCAATACTGCGGCGGCGACAGTGACGAGACTTATAGATATGGGAGTCGAACCGTTTCTAATCGCTTCAACGCTCACTCTCGTGGTCGCTCAAAGACTTATAAAAAAGACCTGTCCTCACTGCCGCAGGCAAATAAGAATTTCCGAGCAGGTGCTCAAGGAGGTTGGAGTCGATCCGACAAGATTCAGCCAAGTCGCGCTTTTCAAGGGAGTAGGCTGTGAAATGTGCCAAAAAACAGGCTACGCGGGAAGAAAAGCCATTTTTGAGGTGATGTATATGTCTCCCAGGCTGAAAGAACTGGTTCTCAGCAGGGCTACGACTGACGAACTGAACAAAACGGCAGTTGAAGAAGGGATGCTGACTTTGAGAGAACACGGTTTCATGTCGGTCATGGGGCAGGAAACAGACATCGAAGAAGTCATAAAAGAAACGGCGGAGCTCTGA